From the genome of Opisthocomus hoazin isolate bOpiHoa1 chromosome 8, bOpiHoa1.hap1, whole genome shotgun sequence, one region includes:
- the ZCRB1 gene encoding zinc finger CCHC-type and RNA-binding motif-containing protein 1 isoform X1 produces the protein MSGGLAPSKSTVYVSNLPFALTNNDLYRIFSKYGKVVKVTIMKDKDTRKSKGVAFILFLDKESAQNCSRALNNKQLFGRVIKASIAIDNGRAAEFIRRRNYFDKSKCYECGEAGHLSYACPKNMLGEREPPKKKEKKKRKKMIEPEEIEEEEESEEEGEDPALDSLSQAIAVQVMLYVFHCSKPKLRKSNKGGHRLQGNLQFQMIRNVHGLRKVLISVTRKNLVIEIIVFYAYIIYIVYIL, from the exons ATGAGTGGTGGATTGGCACCAAGCAAAAGCACGGTGTATGTGTCCAATTTACCCTTTGCTTTGACAAACAACGATCTATACAGG atattttcaaAGTATGGCAAAGTTGTCAA AGTTACTATTATGAAAGACAAAGACACCAGGAAGAGCAAAGGAGttgcctttattttgtttttggatAAAGAATCTGCACAAAACTGTTCTCGGGCACTTAATAACAAACAG TTGTTTGGAAGAGTAATAAAAGCAAGTATTGCCATTGATaatggaagagcagcagaattcATTCGCAGGCGTAACTACTTTGATAAGTCTAAGTGTTACGAATGTGGG gaAGCAGGACACTTAAGTTATGCTTGTCCTAAAAATATGCTAGGAGAGCGggagccaccaaaaaaaaaagaaaagaagaagagaaagaaaatgattgAGCCAGAAGAaat tgaggaggaagaagaaagtgaagaggaaggagaagaccCTGCTCTAGATAGCCTTAGCCAGGCCATAGCTGTTCAG GTAATGCTTTATGTTTTTCATTGTAGCAAGCCAAAATTGAGGAAGAGCAACAAAGGTGGACACAGACTGCAGGGGAATCTTCAATTTCAGATGATTCGAAACGTCCACGGATTAAGAAAAGTGCTTATTTCAGTGACGAGGAAGAACTTAGTGATTGAAATAATAGTTTTCTatgcatatataatatatatagtgTACATTTTGTAA
- the ZCRB1 gene encoding zinc finger CCHC-type and RNA-binding motif-containing protein 1 isoform X2: protein MSGGLAPSKSTVYVSNLPFALTNNDLYRIFSKYGKVVKVTIMKDKDTRKSKGVAFILFLDKESAQNCSRALNNKQLFGRVIKASIAIDNGRAAEFIRRRNYFDKSKCYECGEAGHLSYACPKNMLGEREPPKKKEKKKRKKMIEPEEIEEEEESEEEGEDPALDSLSQAIAVQQAKIEEEQQRWTQTAGESSISDDSKRPRIKKSAYFSDEEELSD, encoded by the exons ATGAGTGGTGGATTGGCACCAAGCAAAAGCACGGTGTATGTGTCCAATTTACCCTTTGCTTTGACAAACAACGATCTATACAGG atattttcaaAGTATGGCAAAGTTGTCAA AGTTACTATTATGAAAGACAAAGACACCAGGAAGAGCAAAGGAGttgcctttattttgtttttggatAAAGAATCTGCACAAAACTGTTCTCGGGCACTTAATAACAAACAG TTGTTTGGAAGAGTAATAAAAGCAAGTATTGCCATTGATaatggaagagcagcagaattcATTCGCAGGCGTAACTACTTTGATAAGTCTAAGTGTTACGAATGTGGG gaAGCAGGACACTTAAGTTATGCTTGTCCTAAAAATATGCTAGGAGAGCGggagccaccaaaaaaaaaagaaaagaagaagagaaagaaaatgattgAGCCAGAAGAaat tgaggaggaagaagaaagtgaagaggaaggagaagaccCTGCTCTAGATAGCCTTAGCCAGGCCATAGCTGTTCAG CAAGCCAAAATTGAGGAAGAGCAACAAAGGTGGACACAGACTGCAGGGGAATCTTCAATTTCAGATGATTCGAAACGTCCACGGATTAAGAAAAGTGCTTATTTCAGTGACGAGGAAGAACTTAGTGATTGA